A genomic stretch from Bacillus sp. E(2018) includes:
- a CDS encoding DegV family protein: protein MTTIITDTGSDLPKQLLDEYEIIMLPLIVQVNDEEYLDRSNIEPKQLYTYMKEGAVPKTAQVPPSIIKETLTSCARNGQPAIYITLSSGISGTYQTAVLMKNEVLEEYPNAQIEVFDSLSASLGYGLMVYEAAKEAKEGKPFEEILHTLQHYQTHLEHIFTVDDLEYLLRGGRVSKTAAVMGTLLKIKPVLHMEDGKLFPLEKLRGKKRVLGRMVEIMKERASSLDDITIGISHADDTETAKALKDLIIEETGNKNILVTMIGCAIGAHAGPGTIALFFLNTPKEAS from the coding sequence ATGACTACAATAATAACCGATACAGGATCTGATCTACCTAAACAATTATTGGACGAATACGAGATTATCATGCTGCCTTTAATCGTACAGGTCAATGATGAAGAGTATTTAGATCGATCTAACATCGAACCAAAACAGTTATATACATATATGAAGGAAGGCGCCGTTCCAAAAACAGCACAAGTTCCTCCGTCAATCATTAAAGAAACTTTAACTTCATGTGCGAGAAATGGACAACCTGCCATCTATATCACTTTATCTTCAGGAATCAGTGGGACCTATCAAACAGCTGTGCTTATGAAAAATGAAGTGCTTGAAGAATATCCAAACGCTCAAATAGAAGTATTTGATAGCCTATCCGCATCATTAGGATATGGTTTGATGGTTTATGAAGCAGCTAAAGAAGCGAAAGAAGGAAAACCTTTTGAAGAGATTCTTCACACGCTTCAACACTACCAAACACACCTTGAACATATTTTTACCGTTGATGACCTTGAATATTTATTGCGCGGCGGCAGAGTGAGTAAAACTGCAGCTGTCATGGGGACACTTTTAAAAATAAAGCCTGTTCTTCATATGGAAGACGGCAAACTGTTTCCACTTGAAAAACTGCGTGGGAAGAAGAGAGTTCTAGGACGCATGGTAGAAATCATGAAAGAAAGAGCTTCTTCTCTTGATGACATTACGATCGGCATCAGTCATGCTGATGATACCGAGACAGCAAAAGCGCTAAAAGATTTAATCATCGAAGAAACAGGAAACAAAAACATTTTAGTTACGATGATCGGTTGTGCAATCGGCGCTCATGCGGGACCTGGAACAATAGCCTTGTTCTTTTTAAATACACCTAAAGAAGCATCTTAA
- a CDS encoding BsuPI-related putative proteinase inhibitor: MKPFKFFLTVCTVVFLLSACGKGQDKPKGKHGEVTSQLSPVLSIQQRNDGIDVLAVLENHSNHTVTLSFNSSKMFDVAILDSSKKEVFRHSAGKKYEKKREDVHIKAGASHIWKTKWKISAENNKAGIYTVQATFLPNKIAPGSLSTENLTVEETLTLQGGSEEKNNNAFRDIHFSGKDGTYKVSGQARVFEGSFAYSVSDGHNVFIEKNERIEKGGPDWAPFSFEVKIPEDDLPINGTVMLELFYYSPKNGEKSGTLAVPLQSFK; the protein is encoded by the coding sequence ATGAAGCCATTTAAATTCTTTCTAACTGTTTGTACGGTTGTATTCTTACTATCAGCGTGTGGCAAAGGACAAGATAAACCTAAAGGTAAGCACGGAGAAGTTACTTCTCAGCTCAGTCCCGTTCTATCTATCCAACAAAGAAATGATGGAATTGATGTGCTTGCTGTTCTTGAGAATCATAGCAATCATACGGTAACTTTATCTTTCAATAGTTCCAAGATGTTCGATGTGGCTATCCTAGATTCTTCGAAAAAAGAAGTATTTAGACATTCCGCGGGAAAGAAATACGAGAAGAAACGGGAGGATGTACATATAAAAGCTGGGGCAAGCCATATTTGGAAAACAAAGTGGAAGATTTCTGCAGAGAATAATAAAGCAGGTATATATACAGTTCAAGCAACCTTTCTACCTAACAAAATAGCTCCAGGATCATTGAGTACTGAGAATCTAACTGTAGAAGAAACGCTTACTCTTCAAGGCGGATCTGAAGAAAAGAATAATAATGCTTTTCGAGATATACACTTTTCAGGAAAAGACGGTACTTACAAAGTATCAGGGCAGGCAAGAGTGTTTGAAGGCTCATTTGCCTATTCTGTTTCTGATGGTCATAACGTTTTTATCGAAAAGAATGAACGAATCGAGAAAGGCGGACCAGATTGGGCACCGTTTTCGTTCGAAGTTAAAATTCCAGAGGATGATCTGCCTATAAACGGAACCGTCATGCTCGAACTGTTTTACTATAGTCCTAAGAACGGGGAAAAATCAGGTACTCTAGCGGTGCCACTTCAGTCTTTTAAATAA
- a CDS encoding YitT family protein, with translation MTERFRLNDLGITELKKIFFIIVGALLNAVSLNMFLIPAKVYASGFTGVSQLISSLLVNTAFPISTGILYLLFNIPVTILGWLKVGKSFTVYSFLSVIMITAFLEIIPITVVSSDILLNAVFGGVIAALGVGVTLKYGASTGGLDIIAMILSRMKNKPIGGYFFILNGLIILAAGFLFGWEKALYTLVALYVSSRVIDAVHTRHEKLTAMIVTKKGNEIQEAIHGKMVRGITIVPAKGAFSKQDKEMLIIVITRYELYDLEQVLKEVDPNAFTNIVHTTGIYGFFRND, from the coding sequence ATGACAGAACGTTTTCGCTTAAATGATCTAGGGATCACTGAACTTAAAAAGATCTTTTTCATAATTGTAGGAGCCCTGCTTAATGCCGTCTCACTTAACATGTTCTTAATACCGGCAAAGGTATATGCGAGTGGTTTTACAGGTGTTTCTCAGCTGATCTCATCACTGCTCGTTAATACGGCTTTTCCGATCAGCACTGGTATTTTGTACTTATTATTTAATATTCCTGTGACGATTTTAGGCTGGCTGAAAGTAGGAAAGTCATTTACGGTATATAGTTTCTTGAGTGTCATCATGATTACGGCGTTTCTAGAGATCATACCTATTACGGTTGTTTCATCTGATATACTCTTGAATGCGGTTTTCGGCGGAGTTATCGCTGCCTTAGGTGTTGGTGTTACATTGAAGTATGGAGCATCAACAGGAGGACTTGATATTATCGCTATGATCTTATCAAGAATGAAGAACAAACCGATCGGTGGTTATTTCTTTATCCTCAATGGATTGATCATACTTGCAGCAGGCTTCCTTTTCGGATGGGAGAAGGCGTTATATACGCTTGTTGCTCTTTATGTATCATCACGTGTTATTGACGCTGTACATACGCGTCACGAAAAGCTAACAGCGATGATTGTTACGAAGAAGGGGAATGAGATTCAAGAAGCCATTCACGGAAAAATGGTGCGTGGAATTACGATCGTACCCGCAAAAGGAGCATTCTCTAAGCAGGATAAAGAGATGCTCATCATCGTAATCACACGCTATGAACTTTATGATCTTGAGCAGGTGCTTAAAGAGGTAGATCCGAATGCCTTCACAAATATCGTTCACACAACAGGCATCTACGGTTTCTTCAGAAATGACTAA